Proteins from one Mesotoga infera genomic window:
- a CDS encoding 2-oxoacid:acceptor oxidoreductase family protein produces MNKFDIYLAGVGGQGIGLLSETLARAVDYSGQRVIGADTHGLAQRGGMVSSHLRIGTGAHSVLITRYSADLVVALERHEALRGTLDYLKDGGTLVYYDAVWQPLDVRLRRAAQVRNEDIEAEAARKKAKVLRVFKEDLADSRMQNVIVMAELSKAKLIPGVEKEHYIAALSDLLSGRALEVNLKAFEEVSG; encoded by the coding sequence ATGAACAAATTCGATATATATCTGGCAGGTGTCGGAGGTCAGGGGATCGGTCTTCTCAGCGAGACGCTCGCCCGGGCCGTCGATTATTCGGGGCAGCGAGTGATAGGCGCCGATACGCACGGTCTCGCCCAGAGGGGTGGCATGGTCTCTTCTCACCTTAGAATAGGCACAGGCGCCCATTCCGTGCTTATAACCAGATACAGCGCCGATCTTGTGGTGGCTCTGGAAAGGCACGAAGCCCTCAGGGGAACGCTCGATTACCTCAAAGACGGCGGAACGCTGGTCTATTACGATGCCGTATGGCAGCCCCTGGATGTGAGACTGCGCAGAGCGGCCCAGGTCAGGAACGAAGATATAGAGGCGGAGGCCGCCAGAAAAAAGGCGAAGGTGCTGAGAGTCTTCAAGGAGGACCTTGCAGACTCGAGGATGCAGAACGTGATAGTAATGGCCGAACTCTCGAAGGCGAAACTAATACCGGGCGTGGAGAAGGAACACTACATAGCGGCTTTGTCCGACCTCCTGAGTGGCCGGGCACTGGAAGTCAACCTCAAGGCCTTCGAGGAAGTCTCCGGATGA
- a CDS encoding carbohydrate kinase family protein, with the protein MAFDVAVIGAIGIDTNVYLYTDEVDFSVEANFSQNLDYIGQAGGYSCRGFKKLGYNVAFVGYVGDDYSGRYIRESLEKDGIDTYFGIDPEGTKRSVNIMYGDGRRKNFYDGKGSMQLRPDLLAIGEYLAGTRLVHINIVNWTRYLLPLFKKENTLVSVDIQDVVSADDPYRQDYIKAADVLFFSAVNFPDPAPLIERFMEIRSDRIVICGMGKRGCALGTKTGISYYRAVELEEPVIDTNGAGDSLAVGFLSSHFLQGFSLEESILRGQIAARYCCSRKATSSDLITRELLDRYYIEKRKLE; encoded by the coding sequence GTGGCCTTCGATGTAGCAGTGATAGGAGCCATAGGCATAGACACCAACGTCTATCTCTACACCGACGAAGTCGATTTCTCGGTGGAAGCCAATTTCAGCCAGAACCTCGACTATATAGGCCAGGCGGGCGGTTACTCCTGCAGGGGTTTCAAAAAACTCGGCTACAATGTGGCCTTCGTCGGTTATGTGGGCGACGATTACTCGGGAAGATACATACGCGAAAGTCTCGAGAAGGACGGCATAGACACTTACTTTGGAATCGATCCGGAAGGTACAAAGCGAAGTGTCAATATAATGTACGGGGACGGCCGCCGTAAAAACTTCTACGACGGTAAGGGCTCGATGCAACTCAGGCCCGACCTGCTCGCCATCGGAGAGTACCTGGCCGGCACAAGGCTGGTACATATAAACATAGTCAACTGGACGAGGTATTTGTTGCCGCTGTTCAAGAAAGAGAACACGCTCGTCTCCGTCGATATACAGGACGTAGTCTCGGCCGACGATCCGTACAGACAGGACTATATAAAGGCCGCCGATGTCCTCTTCTTTTCGGCCGTGAATTTCCCCGATCCGGCGCCTCTGATCGAGAGGTTCATGGAGATCAGGAGCGACAGGATAGTGATCTGCGGGATGGGGAAGAGGGGTTGCGCGCTCGGGACAAAAACGGGGATAAGCTATTACCGGGCCGTGGAGCTTGAAGAGCCCGTGATAGATACCAACGGCGCCGGAGACAGTCTGGCGGTCGGCTTCCTTTCCAGCCACTTTTTACAGGGCTTCTCGCTCGAAGAGTCTATCCTCCGCGGCCAGATAGCCGCCAGGTACTGCTGCTCCAGAAAGGCGACCTCGAGCGACCTCATAACACGCGAACTGCTGGACAGATATTATATCGAAAAGCGTAAATTAGAGTGA
- a CDS encoding right-handed parallel beta-helix repeat-containing protein, which translates to MMSKSLRRIFLSIFLCTFSLLIAAGKVLTVGPSVGQYEKIQLAIDAASEGDTVKILPGIYNENITINKNITLEGTSRDEVFIKAASIESPTVFFKGVSNFSLANISVETEGLAVNVSRSTGKIVNSLIAGGRFGVSFSGNGMTLSIVDSYITSLAGMGNDEHLSTHLAGIYSYGETNLEVERTTFERTGTGVSLSNGVKFTIKNSAFNKNTIGAAINGTATGSLIGNTITGNMENGVLLNNASLVTLINNVFYNNSGHGLDLYLVECMECGCGGTEFNGTVVGSGNLFDSPEEICPIYYWKEDFFIIKPGLGD; encoded by the coding sequence ATGATGAGCAAATCATTGAGAAGGATATTTTTATCGATTTTTTTATGCACGTTTTCTCTGCTTATAGCGGCCGGAAAAGTTCTGACTGTTGGACCGTCGGTTGGGCAGTACGAGAAGATTCAGCTCGCAATAGATGCCGCTAGTGAGGGTGACACAGTAAAAATACTTCCGGGTATATACAACGAGAACATAACGATAAACAAAAACATCACTCTAGAAGGAACTTCAAGAGATGAAGTGTTTATAAAGGCCGCGTCTATCGAAAGCCCGACTGTCTTCTTTAAAGGGGTTTCCAATTTTTCACTGGCAAATATCTCTGTGGAGACGGAAGGACTTGCGGTAAATGTTTCCAGATCCACCGGTAAAATAGTTAACTCACTTATCGCCGGAGGAAGATTCGGGGTATCTTTCAGCGGTAACGGAATGACACTGAGTATAGTCGATTCATACATCACTTCTCTGGCTGGAATGGGGAACGATGAGCACCTTAGCACCCATCTGGCGGGAATATACTCCTACGGCGAAACAAACCTTGAAGTGGAAAGGACGACCTTTGAGAGAACAGGCACAGGTGTTAGTCTCTCGAACGGGGTAAAATTCACGATAAAAAACAGCGCTTTCAATAAGAACACCATAGGAGCCGCGATAAATGGCACAGCTACCGGATCACTGATCGGCAACACGATTACGGGGAACATGGAAAATGGGGTGCTGTTGAATAATGCTTCGTTGGTAACATTAATAAACAACGTTTTCTATAACAACTCGGGACATGGTCTAGATTTGTATCTGGTCGAGTGTATGGAATGTGGTTGTGGAGGAACTGAATTCAATGGTACAGTAGTTGGCTCAGGCAATCTTTTTGATTCGCCGGAAGAAATCTGCCCCATCTATTATTGGAAAGAAGACTTCTTCATTATAAAACCCGGTTTGGGTGACTAG
- a CDS encoding MarR family winged helix-turn-helix transcriptional regulator, giving the protein MEKRIDEIRDLIQEIAWRFGDHEFNGECCGGLTFVEFMALKKINESEYLSIQEVGKALNFTKSGATRLVNRLQAKKYIKRERSSKDGRVCCITLSSEGRNALNTIAGKYGEYLEKVLKELDQEQIELLGRILQLLANITKRE; this is encoded by the coding sequence ATGGAAAAGCGAATAGATGAAATACGTGATTTGATTCAGGAAATAGCCTGGCGCTTCGGAGACCATGAATTCAACGGAGAGTGCTGTGGAGGTCTGACGTTTGTAGAATTCATGGCGTTGAAAAAGATTAATGAGAGTGAATACCTGTCGATCCAGGAGGTGGGAAAAGCCTTAAATTTTACAAAGAGCGGAGCGACACGACTGGTAAACCGTTTGCAGGCGAAGAAATACATCAAGCGCGAGCGATCCAGCAAAGATGGGAGGGTTTGCTGCATCACTTTGTCGAGTGAAGGAAGAAACGCTCTGAATACAATCGCCGGGAAATATGGCGAATATCTTGAGAAAGTGCTGAAAGAGCTCGATCAAGAGCAGATAGAACTTCTGGGAAGGATACTGCAACTTCTAGCAAACATCACCAAAAGAGAATAA
- a CDS encoding permease: MLFLGVSTLVALLLMYLPKERIRTWMSKKGLLSYLIGAIFGALTPFCVCSTIPVTLGLLEAGVPFGAVMSFLIASPLLNPIILTMLGSLAGLKTALVYFSIVFTAAIAFGIILEKTGASRYVKNVRIKGKGNRSDEITGNFGTKVKLSFIKAWEDFRAILIYLLIGVAIGAIVYEYIPEGFVFMYAGPANPFAVPVAAVIGIPLYIRAETAIPIAVSLMQKGMSVGASMALIIGGAGMAIPEMSMLASIFKKKFVVIFIGVIFATAVAGGYMFDILL; this comes from the coding sequence TTGCTGTTCCTCGGCGTCAGCACGCTTGTGGCGTTGCTGCTGATGTACCTTCCCAAAGAGCGGATAAGAACCTGGATGTCCAAGAAGGGATTGTTGAGTTACTTAATAGGAGCGATTTTTGGCGCTTTAACTCCCTTCTGTGTGTGTTCAACCATCCCCGTGACTCTCGGATTGCTTGAAGCGGGGGTCCCTTTTGGTGCGGTAATGTCGTTCTTGATAGCATCTCCCCTTTTGAATCCGATCATACTCACTATGCTTGGAAGCCTCGCGGGGCTTAAGACTGCTCTGGTGTACTTCTCCATAGTATTCACGGCTGCCATCGCGTTTGGAATAATCCTTGAGAAGACCGGGGCATCAAGATACGTGAAGAATGTCCGAATAAAAGGAAAGGGAAATAGATCTGATGAAATCACAGGAAATTTCGGAACCAAAGTTAAGCTTTCTTTTATTAAAGCCTGGGAAGATTTCAGGGCGATCTTGATTTATCTCCTAATTGGTGTGGCTATCGGGGCGATAGTTTATGAATACATACCTGAAGGTTTTGTGTTTATGTACGCCGGGCCCGCCAATCCTTTTGCCGTCCCGGTGGCGGCAGTGATCGGCATACCTCTTTATATTCGCGCGGAGACCGCCATTCCAATCGCAGTATCACTGATGCAAAAAGGTATGAGTGTCGGAGCGTCGATGGCTTTGATCATCGGTGGTGCGGGAATGGCGATACCAGAGATGAGCATGCTTGCGAGTATTTTCAAGAAAAAGTTTGTCGTGATATTTATTGGGGTTATCTTCGCGACCGCCGTGGCTGGCGGCTATATGTTCGATATTTTGCTATAG
- a CDS encoding cytochrome c biogenesis protein CcdA — protein sequence MTGILEGLSNLIASSGWLAPLLALVAGILTSLTPCALSGIPLVVGYVGGTGQRSTKRAFLLSIVFAIGAAVTFTVLGVTASLAGRLIGTSTSWWYIALGVLMVVMALQTWGLFEIIPSSYLISKNTKKGFFGAFVAGILAGIFSSPCSTPVLIVLLAIVAGKGSVLWGILLLLLYSIGHGILAVLAGTSIGFVQKLSASKNYGRISNVLKIVMGSLILLLGFYMFYIGF from the coding sequence ATGACCGGTATTCTAGAAGGCCTATCGAATTTGATAGCCAGCAGTGGTTGGCTGGCCCCCTTGCTGGCACTTGTGGCGGGAATTCTGACATCGCTCACTCCCTGCGCGCTTTCAGGCATCCCGCTCGTGGTCGGTTATGTCGGAGGCACGGGTCAGAGGAGCACAAAGCGGGCATTTTTGCTTTCGATAGTCTTTGCAATTGGCGCGGCGGTAACATTCACGGTTCTGGGTGTGACAGCCTCTCTTGCCGGAAGACTGATCGGTACATCGACATCCTGGTGGTACATAGCCCTCGGTGTTTTGATGGTGGTCATGGCTTTGCAGACTTGGGGCCTTTTCGAGATAATTCCATCAAGCTACTTGATCTCTAAAAATACCAAAAAAGGGTTTTTCGGAGCATTCGTGGCGGGTATTCTCGCAGGAATCTTCTCTTCTCCCTGTTCCACCCCTGTGTTGATCGTCCTGCTAGCCATAGTTGCGGGAAAGGGAAGCGTTCTTTGGGGAATACTATTGCTGCTCCTGTACTCGATAGGACATGGTATTCTCGCGGTTTTAGCCGGCACTTCGATTGGCTTTGTGCAAAAGCTCTCGGCAAGCAAGAATTACGGCAGAATAAGCAACGTCCTTAAAATAGTTATGGGATCGCTGATTCTTCTTCTTGGCTTCTATATGTTCTATATTGGATTCTAG
- a CDS encoding thioredoxin family protein has product MNKKKLIRIIVPVCIVIAVAAIWFMKNVNSNFDTSDMAAGTNPNDSDKVYSDVNFTLEATSIELDVLKAYGLPIIIDFGADSCIPCKEMAPVLKTLNSEMRGKAIIKFVDVWKNRQAANGFPVQVIPTQILINSDGTPYVPSAKMDIEFTMYALKENNQHIFTTHQGGLTEEQMRAILADMGVSR; this is encoded by the coding sequence ATGAACAAGAAAAAACTCATTAGAATTATCGTGCCAGTCTGTATAGTGATTGCGGTTGCCGCTATATGGTTTATGAAGAATGTCAACTCAAATTTCGATACGTCTGATATGGCGGCTGGTACGAATCCAAATGACTCTGACAAGGTGTACAGCGATGTCAATTTCACTCTTGAAGCGACTTCAATCGAGCTGGATGTATTAAAAGCGTACGGCCTTCCTATCATAATTGATTTCGGGGCCGATTCGTGTATTCCATGCAAAGAGATGGCGCCTGTGCTGAAGACTCTGAACTCTGAAATGCGTGGCAAAGCAATCATTAAATTCGTAGATGTTTGGAAAAACCGACAGGCAGCCAATGGATTCCCCGTTCAGGTGATACCGACGCAGATACTTATAAACTCAGATGGAACTCCGTACGTTCCCAGCGCCAAAATGGACATTGAGTTCACGATGTACGCCTTAAAAGAAAACAATCAACATATTTTCACCACCCACCAAGGCGGATTGACCGAGGAACAAATGCGAGCGATTTTGGCCGATATGGGGGTAAGCAGATGA
- a CDS encoding aromatic aminobenezylarsenical efflux permease ArsG family transporter, with product MDGFVLSLASALWFGILTSISPCPLTTNIAAVSFISRNIGSPAKSMAAGIVYTLGRVLTYVVIGAILVSSLTAAPWLSRILQKYMGKLIGPIMIIVGMFLLEMLSFKNRGRNLDSRSQERIKSKGIFGAFALGSLFALTFCPVSAALFFGSVIPLAVSEQSRLLIPAIYGVGTGLPVIIVAFGIAVSAKLVATMFKRMSQFEYWARTATGTVFIILGIYLSIERIFLR from the coding sequence ATGGATGGTTTCGTTCTCTCTCTCGCATCGGCGCTGTGGTTTGGAATATTGACCTCGATAAGCCCCTGTCCCCTCACCACCAATATAGCGGCCGTCTCCTTCATAAGTAGAAATATAGGCAGTCCCGCGAAATCTATGGCCGCCGGGATAGTTTACACGCTCGGCAGAGTCCTGACCTACGTCGTGATCGGCGCCATACTCGTATCGAGCCTGACCGCCGCCCCATGGCTATCGAGGATCCTTCAAAAATACATGGGCAAGTTGATCGGACCGATTATGATAATCGTGGGTATGTTTCTGCTTGAGATGCTCAGCTTCAAAAACCGTGGCAGAAATCTGGACAGCCGGTCTCAGGAAAGGATCAAAAGCAAGGGCATTTTTGGCGCCTTCGCCTTAGGCTCGCTTTTCGCCCTGACCTTCTGCCCGGTATCGGCGGCGCTGTTCTTCGGAAGCGTGATTCCCCTGGCAGTCAGCGAGCAGTCGAGGCTGTTGATACCGGCCATATACGGCGTCGGCACAGGGCTGCCCGTGATAATCGTCGCCTTTGGAATAGCGGTCAGCGCGAAGCTGGTGGCCACCATGTTCAAGCGGATGAGCCAGTTCGAGTACTGGGCACGAACTGCCACGGGCACTGTTTTCATAATCCTGGGGATATATCTGAGTATAGAGAGGATATTCCTCCGATAA
- a CDS encoding nitrophenyl compound nitroreductase subunit ArsF family protein yields the protein MNLKKLATFSLLLFVVVSVAYFVYDEIRLSSVVQKPEAGSTDSGDPALPKDYVTLYYFHGTIRCQTCLDMESNAKKVLETYFSSRVEDGTLRWQVVNIDLPENYHYVDEYIIMYNTLVIQSYKNNEAGEWKELWKAWDLSEKGEEYIQYVRDEVASFLEVN from the coding sequence GTGAATTTGAAGAAGCTGGCCACATTCTCTTTACTGCTCTTCGTTGTCGTTAGCGTCGCCTATTTTGTGTACGATGAGATAAGACTCAGCTCTGTGGTTCAAAAGCCTGAAGCCGGTTCGACCGATTCTGGAGATCCGGCATTGCCAAAAGATTATGTAACTCTCTATTACTTCCACGGGACCATCCGTTGCCAGACCTGTCTGGATATGGAGTCTAACGCGAAAAAGGTTCTCGAGACCTATTTCTCCTCACGGGTAGAGGACGGTACGCTGAGATGGCAAGTGGTGAATATAGATCTCCCGGAAAATTATCATTATGTTGATGAGTATATCATCATGTACAACACCCTGGTGATTCAAAGCTACAAGAACAACGAAGCCGGTGAATGGAAAGAGCTCTGGAAGGCCTGGGATCTTTCCGAAAAAGGGGAAGAGTACATCCAGTACGTCCGGGACGAAGTAGCTTCCTTTCTGGAGGTGAACTGA
- a CDS encoding metallophosphoesterase family protein, with translation MRLAFFSDIHGNLEALQAVLEDMEKRGIDRCYCLGDLVGYGPQPEEVVGKIRELGIPTIMGNYDDAIGFEKESCGCAYNPGRETRVGDESIKWSIANTSDTSKEYLRRLPHTIEFEDEGVSFLLVHGSPLEHLLEYVKPTTPPERLERLLEKAGSDVVVNGHTHLPMVRWIKGKLLFNDGSVGRPKDGDWRACYLLVDVNRGSLSYEFLRVEYDRKATIEKIAKAGLPAELSVVLALGEGYDMGSTGESNSMEFTL, from the coding sequence ATGAGGCTGGCCTTCTTTTCAGATATACATGGAAATTTGGAGGCTCTCCAAGCCGTGCTGGAAGATATGGAGAAAAGAGGAATCGACAGGTGTTACTGTCTTGGCGATCTCGTCGGTTACGGTCCGCAGCCGGAAGAGGTCGTCGGCAAGATAAGGGAGCTGGGTATTCCAACGATAATGGGCAACTACGATGACGCCATCGGCTTTGAAAAGGAGAGCTGCGGCTGCGCTTACAACCCCGGAAGGGAGACGCGTGTGGGCGATGAGTCTATAAAATGGTCCATAGCCAACACTTCCGATACGTCTAAAGAGTACCTGCGCCGACTGCCACACACGATCGAGTTCGAAGATGAGGGTGTGAGCTTTCTTCTGGTTCATGGAAGCCCGCTGGAGCATCTTCTCGAATACGTAAAACCAACGACTCCCCCCGAGAGATTGGAGAGGCTTCTCGAGAAAGCCGGGAGCGATGTGGTAGTGAACGGTCACACTCATTTGCCGATGGTCCGCTGGATAAAGGGGAAGCTTTTGTTCAACGACGGTAGTGTGGGCAGACCGAAAGACGGAGATTGGCGGGCCTGTTACCTGTTAGTCGATGTAAATCGGGGCAGTCTTTCATACGAGTTTTTGAGAGTTGAATACGATCGAAAAGCGACGATCGAGAAGATAGCCAAGGCCGGTCTTCCCGCCGAGCTGTCGGTGGTGCTGGCGCTGGGTGAAGGTTACGATATGGGATCCACGGGCGAGTCAAACAGCATGGAGTTCACGCTCTGA
- a CDS encoding ArsR/SmtB family transcription factor, which produces MKALEVDLVEVMKSLSDSTNLKILALIRLYEELCVCEFEDLLESPQPTVSRHLKALTDSGLISVRKDGRWRYYSLREIPSFVEEVIELAVETYGIIRRERRKKCGDPK; this is translated from the coding sequence TTGAAAGCCCTTGAAGTCGATCTCGTTGAAGTCATGAAAAGCCTTTCCGACTCGACGAATCTGAAGATACTCGCGCTCATAAGGCTATACGAAGAGCTCTGCGTCTGTGAGTTCGAAGATCTGCTCGAATCACCACAACCGACCGTTTCGAGGCACCTGAAAGCGCTGACCGATTCGGGGCTGATCAGCGTGCGGAAGGACGGGAGATGGAGATACTACAGCCTGCGGGAGATCCCTTCTTTCGTCGAGGAGGTTATCGAACTTGCGGTGGAAACTTACGGAATCATCAGGAGAGAGCGACGTAAAAAATGTGGTGATCCAAAATGA
- the arsB gene encoding ACR3 family arsenite efflux transporter, whose protein sequence is MSEQKLDVFSKYLSVWVAAAMVLGALLGNVLPGLADTLGNWQIANVSIPVAIVLLFMMFPIMLKIEFREIVNVRKNSRPLLVTLIVNWAIKPFTMALISWIFIKVIFGPLISTGLGNEYVAGMILLGLAPCTAMVLVWTYLAGGNINYALVQVAINDLFILFLFAPMGKLLIGVSTGFPVPFSTIFWSVVFYVAIPLVLAVITRRLVTRSKGEKYLNESFIPKFDPFTKVGLLLTLVLVFMFQGKTIIDNPLHILLIALPLMIQTYLIFYIGYFAVKRFKIDYAEAAPSTFIGASNFFELSIAVALILFGMDSGAALATVVGVLVEVPVMLSLVAIMKKKRELFEFSRGGTKS, encoded by the coding sequence ATGTCGGAACAGAAGCTCGATGTATTCAGCAAGTATCTCTCGGTCTGGGTGGCAGCCGCGATGGTCCTGGGGGCTCTGCTGGGCAACGTTCTTCCGGGGCTCGCCGATACGCTTGGGAACTGGCAGATAGCAAACGTGTCGATTCCGGTGGCTATTGTTCTTCTCTTCATGATGTTCCCGATAATGCTCAAGATAGAGTTCAGGGAGATCGTCAACGTCCGAAAAAACTCGAGGCCCCTGCTGGTAACGCTTATTGTCAACTGGGCGATAAAGCCGTTCACGATGGCGCTGATCTCCTGGATATTCATAAAAGTGATTTTCGGCCCTCTGATTTCCACCGGATTGGGAAATGAATATGTCGCGGGTATGATACTGCTCGGACTGGCTCCCTGCACGGCCATGGTGCTTGTGTGGACTTATCTTGCCGGCGGCAACATAAATTACGCGCTGGTTCAGGTGGCCATAAACGATCTCTTTATTCTCTTTCTCTTCGCCCCGATGGGGAAGCTTCTGATTGGCGTATCCACGGGATTTCCCGTGCCATTCTCCACGATTTTCTGGTCGGTCGTCTTTTATGTCGCTATCCCGCTGGTCCTGGCGGTCATTACTCGGCGCCTGGTGACGAGGTCTAAGGGGGAGAAGTACCTGAATGAAAGTTTCATTCCGAAATTCGACCCCTTCACGAAGGTCGGACTTCTGTTGACACTCGTGCTGGTCTTCATGTTCCAGGGCAAAACTATAATCGACAACCCTCTCCACATATTGCTGATAGCCCTTCCACTAATGATACAGACCTATCTCATCTTTTACATAGGCTACTTCGCCGTGAAGCGTTTTAAGATAGATTACGCAGAGGCCGCCCCATCCACTTTTATAGGGGCATCCAATTTCTTTGAACTCTCGATAGCGGTGGCCCTCATACTCTTCGGCATGGATTCCGGCGCGGCACTCGCCACGGTCGTCGGGGTTTTGGTTGAAGTGCCTGTTATGCTTTCGCTGGTGGCTATAATGAAGAAAAAGAGAGAGCTCTTCGAATTCTCGAGGGGAGGAACGAAGTCTTGA
- a CDS encoding putative zinc-binding protein produces the protein MMSIGILPCQGSSNTGMMTNKVTLNKVDGKEFKTVCALGLPLGIEGIIKNAKSNEGFVALNGCPIKCASKALLSVGIDDFKEITVTDLGIQKNGNMKDETGIEKLSDKLDEVVESLRKIQ, from the coding sequence ATGATGAGTATCGGTATTCTCCCTTGTCAGGGAAGCAGCAACACAGGCATGATGACCAATAAGGTAACGCTGAATAAGGTGGATGGGAAAGAATTCAAAACGGTATGCGCTTTAGGATTACCTCTTGGGATCGAAGGAATAATAAAGAACGCGAAGAGCAACGAAGGGTTTGTAGCGCTCAACGGCTGTCCAATAAAGTGCGCTTCGAAGGCATTGCTGAGCGTTGGCATAGATGATTTTAAGGAAATCACTGTGACCGACCTGGGAATACAAAAGAACGGAAACATGAAAGATGAGACGGGAATCGAAAAACTCAGCGATAAATTGGATGAAGTTGTTGAAAGCCTCAGGAAAATCCAATGA
- a CDS encoding ArsR/SmtB family transcription factor has protein sequence MLEELSGTTKCSCELDHLFPVDKTTLSRHIKMLVDCGLLRETKNGTRKELCISDERILDVIKLVKDIASTGE, from the coding sequence TTGCTGGAAGAATTGTCCGGAACGACCAAGTGCTCCTGCGAGCTGGATCATCTCTTTCCGGTTGACAAGACAACGCTATCCCGGCACATTAAGATGCTTGTTGATTGTGGTTTGTTGAGAGAAACCAAGAATGGCACTCGAAAAGAATTGTGCATTTCTGACGAGAGGATACTTGATGTAATTAAGCTGGTAAAAGATATAGCTTCAACCGGAGAGTGA
- a CDS encoding permease has product MYSVFIYTLTGALLLISLVVSRKKTLLALKKAWKSFENILPELIAIMLFVGLLIALLDPGTISALLGDNSGVLGLLIASVVGSITLIPGFVAFPMAAMLLNNGAGITQIALFISTLMMVGVVTFPVERKYFGTKLTVLRNAFAFAFSFVVAGLMGAILK; this is encoded by the coding sequence TTGTACAGCGTTTTTATATATACTTTGACCGGTGCTCTTCTGCTAATCTCTCTCGTTGTGAGCCGTAAAAAGACGCTGCTCGCCCTGAAGAAGGCATGGAAGTCCTTCGAGAACATACTGCCTGAACTCATCGCAATTATGCTCTTCGTCGGGCTTTTAATCGCCCTGCTCGATCCCGGGACTATATCGGCGTTGCTCGGAGACAACTCGGGGGTTCTCGGGCTCCTGATCGCCTCGGTGGTTGGATCCATAACGCTCATACCGGGCTTTGTAGCCTTCCCGATGGCCGCCATGCTTCTCAACAACGGCGCCGGGATAACCCAGATCGCGCTGTTCATTTCAACGTTAATGATGGTGGGCGTGGTCACCTTTCCGGTCGAGAGAAAGTATTTCGGAACGAAACTCACCGTTCTGAGAAATGCCTTCGCCTTCGCTTTCTCATTCGTGGTGGCCGGACTGATGGGGGCGATCTTGAAATGA
- a CDS encoding permease, translating to MKGRRYLFPLIVAVVVAIFTLVDNQTGLKALSITGSSFLEMLSVIPPIFVLLGLLDVWVPREKIIKHLGEESGFKGIVLSFVLGAAAAGPLYGAFPIAAVFMKKGVKFSNVLIFIGAWSTTKIPMFMFEMGALGVGFALLRLAINIPGILVMALLLEKMTGKDQREAIYMRANKLSE from the coding sequence ATGAAGGGCAGAAGGTATCTCTTTCCGTTGATAGTGGCCGTCGTGGTCGCGATTTTCACGCTCGTCGATAATCAGACAGGACTTAAAGCTTTAAGCATAACCGGTTCAAGCTTTCTTGAAATGCTCTCGGTCATTCCGCCCATATTTGTGCTTCTGGGGCTTCTGGATGTCTGGGTACCGCGCGAGAAGATAATAAAACATCTGGGAGAGGAGTCGGGCTTCAAGGGCATCGTTCTATCTTTCGTTCTCGGCGCGGCCGCGGCCGGTCCACTCTACGGCGCCTTCCCAATCGCGGCCGTCTTCATGAAGAAGGGCGTCAAGTTTTCAAACGTTTTGATTTTCATAGGCGCCTGGTCGACGACTAAAATTCCAATGTTCATGTTCGAAATGGGCGCTCTGGGTGTTGGATTCGCCCTGCTGAGGCTGGCGATAAACATCCCGGGCATACTCGTGATGGCCTTGCTTCTGGAGAAGATGACCGGCAAGGATCAGCGGGAAGCCATCTATATGCGAGCGAATAAACTCAGCGAATAA